The following are encoded in a window of Cervus canadensis isolate Bull #8, Minnesota chromosome 11, ASM1932006v1, whole genome shotgun sequence genomic DNA:
- the LOC122449986 gene encoding LOW QUALITY PROTEIN: olfactory receptor 1002-like (The sequence of the model RefSeq protein was modified relative to this genomic sequence to represent the inferred CDS: substituted 2 bases at 2 genomic stop codons), producing MENETLVTEFVSVGLTNCFQLQVVLFVIFLLIYVATFLGNLGMITYIXMGSRLHSPMSFFLSHLSFVDVCSSSVIGPKMLTDIFVEKKVISFFGCAAHIWFFGHCVVTECFLPASMIYDGYMAICKPLMCTLIMSQRVCGQLVIDPYTVGPISTMIHTTFIFRLFYCGPKIINHFFYDLLPVLSLACADTRVNEVLLLILAGAPGVPNSRIILVSYIXLSSLGRRKAFSTCTSHLTAVSILYGTLFFIYVRPSYSLSLDVNKVVSVFSTAVIPMLNPLIYSLRNKEVQDSLRRTFERKFLMDK from the coding sequence ATGGAAAATGAAACTCTGGTGACTGAGTTTGTTTCCGTGGGCTTGACAAATTGCTTCCAGCTCCAGGTTGTTCTTTTTGTGATATTTCTCTTGATTTATGTTGCCACTTTTCTGGGAAACTTGGGGATGATCACTTACATTTGAATGGGTTCTCGACTCCATAGCCCCATGAGCTTTTTTCTCAGCCACTTGTCCTTTGTGGACGTCTGTTCTTCTTCTGTTATTGGTCCCAAGATGTTAACCGACATCTTTGTGGAGAAAAAAGTCATCTCTTTCTTTGGTTGTGCGGCCCACATCTGGTTTTTTGGTCATTGTGTAGTGACTGAATGTTTCCTCCCAGCTTCCATGATATATGACGGGTATATGGCCATCTGTAAGCCCCTAATGTGTACACTCATTATGTCTCAGCGAGTCTGTGGGCAGCTGGTGATAGATCCTTATACCGTGGGCCCTATAAGCACCATGATCCACACAACTTTCATCTTTCGCCTGTTTTACTGTGGTCCAAAAATCATCAATCACTTCTTCTATGACCTTCTTCCTGTTCTGTCCCTGGCATGTGCAGACACACGGGTCAATGaagttttacttttaatcttGGCTGGAGCTCCAGGAGTACCCAACAGCCGGATCATCTTGGTCTCCTACATTTAATTGTCATCACTGGGGAGGCggaaagccttctccacctgcacTTCACACCTGACTGCTGTCTCCATCCTTTATGGGACACTCTTCTTCATCTATGTACGTCCAAGTTATAGTCTCTCCCTGGATGTTAATAAAGTTGTTTCTGTGTTCTCTACAGCCGTGATTCCCATGTTGAACCCGCTTATCTATAGCCTGAGAAACAAAGAGGTCCAAGATTCATTGAGGAGGACTTTTGAAAGGAAGTTCCTTATGGATAAGTAA